In the Candidatus Bathyarchaeia archaeon genome, one interval contains:
- a CDS encoding (2Fe-2S) ferredoxin domain-containing protein, producing MTPYKLHILVCNDTDCADKGSQQLYDNLKQMVKDRNLKGTIKVSKSTCLDDCEIGPNVLVYPNGVLYNSVKTDNLETILEAHIKGKSAVKLKHHKMLK from the coding sequence ATGACACCTTACAAGCTGCATATACTTGTCTGCAATGACACTGACTGCGCAGATAAGGGTTCACAGCAACTCTACGACAACCTGAAGCAAATGGTAAAAGATCGAAACCTGAAAGGAACAATAAAGGTCTCGAAGAGCACATGCTTAGACGACTGCGAAATCGGTCCAAACGTGCTAGTCTACCCAAACGGCGTACTCTACAACAGCGTGAAAACCGACAATTTGGAGACCATTCTAGAAGCGCACATCAAAGGCAAATCGGCTGTGAAACTGAAGCATCACAAAATGCTGAAATGA
- the pyrH gene encoding UMP kinase has protein sequence MRLVIRVGGSVVASPFNPELMCSYVDLLLKLRREGHVVAAVVGGGSLSRELIRTAKAMGLSEPEQDEVAISVSRLLAQLFVLKLGEAGSAFVPVTIDDAAKLVDEGKVVVMGGLKPGMTTDAVAALLADRVRADLLVKGTDQEGVYNRDPRRFPDAHKLDALRFEDLGKLFEADRHRAGIHQVLDPEAVRLLQKSRIKTVVVNGSKPENVLLVVKGERVGTLIS, from the coding sequence GTGAGGTTGGTTATTCGTGTTGGGGGTTCGGTTGTGGCTTCGCCGTTTAATCCGGAGCTCATGTGCTCGTATGTTGATCTGCTTTTGAAGTTGAGGCGTGAGGGGCATGTGGTTGCGGCTGTTGTGGGTGGGGGTTCGCTTTCGCGTGAGCTTATTCGAACGGCGAAGGCTATGGGTTTGAGTGAGCCTGAGCAGGATGAGGTGGCGATTTCGGTTTCGCGTTTGTTGGCTCAGCTTTTTGTTTTGAAGTTGGGTGAAGCTGGTTCTGCATTTGTTCCTGTGACTATTGATGATGCGGCGAAACTGGTTGACGAGGGGAAGGTTGTGGTTATGGGCGGTTTGAAGCCTGGGATGACGACTGATGCGGTGGCTGCTTTGTTGGCTGATCGTGTGAGGGCTGACTTGTTGGTGAAGGGGACTGATCAGGAGGGTGTTTATAATCGTGATCCGCGGAGGTTTCCGGACGCGCATAAGTTGGATGCGCTTCGTTTTGAGGATTTGGGGAAGTTGTTTGAGGCTGATAGGCATAGGGCTGGGATTCATCAGGTCTTGGATCCTGAGGCTGTGCGTTTGTTGCAGAAGAGTAGGATTAAGACGGTGGTGGTTAATGGTTCTAAGCCTGAGAATGTCTTATTGGTGGTTAAGGGTGAGAGAGTCGGGACTCTGATCAGTTGA
- a CDS encoding EamA family transporter: MRLSVALAFAVVCVVWGSTYLAIRFVIETAPPFFTAGTRWAIAGVLLYCVTRLRGASAPSRSHWGSAFVVGGLMLLVAHGAVVWAEQWILSGLASIFVATVPLWLVLVESVHDRRKPDGKGLLALLAGFIGVIILVGDLPSLGGSNMAPIAALALLFGALAWGLGSFYSRSASLPNSHFMGVAIQMIAGGFLLLLTSVATGELANLRLGSISQRSLFAWAYLIVFGSLVGFTSYIWLLKQATPSRIATYAYINPVVALLLGWAFANEQPTFTSIVTTTIILISVAVITSRKFEPQDKSHVKN, from the coding sequence ATGCGCCTTAGCGTGGCCCTTGCATTCGCTGTAGTCTGTGTCGTTTGGGGTTCAACCTACTTGGCCATTCGCTTCGTAATTGAGACTGCTCCTCCTTTCTTCACAGCTGGAACACGCTGGGCTATTGCAGGAGTTCTACTCTATTGTGTGACTAGGCTTCGGGGCGCTTCAGCTCCCTCACGGTCACATTGGGGTTCAGCCTTTGTCGTCGGCGGCTTAATGTTGCTGGTTGCACACGGCGCGGTTGTGTGGGCAGAGCAGTGGATACTTTCAGGGTTAGCTTCGATCTTCGTGGCAACCGTGCCCCTTTGGCTGGTCTTGGTGGAGTCCGTGCATGACCGGAGAAAACCTGATGGAAAAGGGCTTCTAGCGTTGCTGGCAGGATTCATCGGAGTAATCATACTCGTCGGGGACTTGCCCAGTCTAGGCGGGAGCAATATGGCCCCGATTGCTGCTCTCGCCCTCTTGTTTGGTGCCCTAGCTTGGGGGCTCGGCTCATTTTATTCCCGTTCCGCAAGCCTCCCAAATTCACATTTCATGGGCGTAGCCATACAAATGATTGCTGGCGGGTTCCTACTGCTCTTAACAAGCGTAGCCACGGGAGAGTTAGCGAACTTGAGACTAGGCAGCATATCTCAGCGCTCGTTATTCGCTTGGGCTTATCTGATAGTCTTCGGCTCGCTTGTCGGGTTCACTTCCTACATTTGGCTCCTAAAACAAGCCACGCCCTCGCGTATCGCAACCTATGCCTACATAAACCCCGTTGTCGCGTTACTTCTGGGCTGGGCATTCGCAAACGAGCAACCTACCTTCACGAGCATTGTAACCACAACAATAATTCTCATTTCAGTTGCAGTAATAACGTCACGCAAGTTTGAGCCACAAGACAAAAGCCACGTTAAGAACTGA
- a CDS encoding aldo/keto reductase: MSKIPLVSLGNTRLKVSKLGFGTVDFGVPLNLEPEEGGRILMESYRLGVNFWDTSDDYGSHPHVASALKLVPRKEVVVCTKTSARSGEQALKSLRSSLKELGTDYIDVFLLHYVTSDWINGSRRVLKTLSDMKTSGIVKAVGLSTHSVKVVKETARFDEVDVIMTICCNAGQAMIREFPDNIPLEDGSIDEMFDAIKLAHENGKGVVAMKVLGGRVRGPAPPLVKNYQLSIKAIAQLSFVNAIVVGMRNLDQVKKNAKAILSS; this comes from the coding sequence GTGTCAAAAATCCCTCTTGTGAGCCTTGGCAATACTAGGCTGAAGGTTTCGAAGCTGGGTTTTGGGACGGTTGATTTTGGGGTTCCGCTTAATTTGGAGCCTGAGGAAGGTGGTCGAATTTTGATGGAGTCTTATAGGTTGGGGGTGAATTTTTGGGACACGTCGGATGATTATGGGAGTCACCCGCATGTTGCTTCAGCTCTTAAACTTGTGCCCAGAAAAGAAGTTGTCGTATGCACTAAGACGAGTGCTAGGAGCGGTGAACAAGCCCTAAAGAGTCTCAGGAGTTCGCTGAAGGAGCTTGGCACTGACTACATAGATGTTTTCTTGCTGCATTATGTCACGTCTGACTGGATTAACGGCAGTCGTCGAGTGCTGAAAACACTGAGTGACATGAAAACAAGTGGAATCGTCAAGGCAGTTGGGTTATCGACTCACAGCGTTAAGGTTGTGAAGGAAACTGCCCGATTTGACGAAGTAGACGTGATAATGACGATATGCTGCAATGCTGGGCAAGCGATGATTCGTGAGTTTCCAGACAATATTCCTCTTGAAGACGGCTCAATTGATGAAATGTTTGATGCGATTAAGTTGGCTCACGAGAACGGAAAGGGAGTTGTCGCCATGAAAGTGCTCGGAGGTCGTGTCAGAGGACCTGCTCCCCCGCTCGTCAAGAATTACCAGTTGTCCATAAAGGCAATCGCACAGTTAAGCTTTGTAAACGCGATAGTTGTAGGAATGAGAAACCTCGACCAAGTCAAGAAGAACGCCAAAGCAATCCTTTCTAGTTAA
- a CDS encoding MBL fold metallo-hydrolase, whose protein sequence is MTTPPQALELIFLGTGGGRFATITQRRRTAGIRILYEKANVHLDPGPGALIYSLKAALNPQKINGLLISHCHPDHYNDAEVLIEAMTSGMTRKKGVLAAAHSVLYGSDHCEASISKYHQQMPEQLVDAKPGTTFDIKNLHISVTQAKHTDPDAVGFRIETPTLGNIAYTSDTEYFTGIGKQYSGARALILCVLRPAGNPWKGHMTTDDAIKIVEESKPEMAVLTHFGMQMIVKNPDKEAQSIQQQTEVPTIAASDGTHIKIGEQIQVQTTRKRKGLENYL, encoded by the coding sequence ATGACCACACCACCCCAAGCACTTGAACTCATATTTCTAGGAACTGGCGGCGGAAGATTCGCCACAATAACACAACGACGCAGAACAGCCGGCATCCGCATCCTATACGAAAAAGCCAACGTTCACCTAGACCCGGGCCCCGGAGCCCTGATATACTCACTGAAAGCTGCACTAAACCCTCAGAAAATCAACGGCCTACTCATCTCACACTGCCACCCAGACCACTACAACGACGCCGAAGTACTAATCGAAGCCATGACAAGCGGAATGACCAGGAAAAAAGGCGTCCTAGCCGCAGCACACAGCGTCTTGTACGGCAGCGACCACTGCGAAGCCTCAATCTCAAAATACCATCAACAAATGCCCGAACAACTCGTAGACGCAAAACCAGGCACAACATTCGACATCAAGAACCTCCACATATCAGTAACGCAGGCTAAACACACGGATCCCGACGCCGTGGGCTTCCGAATCGAAACCCCAACCCTAGGCAACATCGCATACACATCAGACACCGAATACTTCACAGGCATAGGCAAACAATACTCAGGAGCACGCGCCCTCATCCTCTGCGTACTAAGACCGGCAGGCAACCCATGGAAAGGACACATGACCACAGACGACGCAATCAAAATAGTGGAAGAGTCAAAACCTGAAATGGCTGTGTTGACCCATTTTGGCATGCAAATGATAGTAAAAAACCCAGACAAAGAGGCACAATCAATACAGCAACAAACAGAGGTCCCAACAATAGCTGCTTCAGATGGAACGCACATCAAAATCGGAGAACAAATACAGGTTCAAACCACAAGAAAACGCAAGGGTTTGGAGAACTACCTCTAG
- a CDS encoding aldo/keto reductase, translating into MKVPLVNLGNTGLKVSKLGFGEVDFGDKDPLRLRPKEGWRILPESYKLGVNFWDSSDDYATHPLGASALKLLPRKDVVISYKTSAKSGKEASRSLRNFLKELDTDYIDVFLLHCVSSDWMKGCRGMLEELNGKKAAGMVGAIGLSTHSVTVVREAAQIEEVDVILTICCNASTAVINKYIPIEDGTIREMYTAIKLAHENGKGTIAMKILGGRVTGPAPTLVKNYQYSIGSIARLDFVDAMFVGMSNLDEVKKNIQAVLSAKALQ; encoded by the coding sequence TTGAAAGTTCCTCTTGTGAACCTTGGCAATACAGGGCTGAAAGTCTCGAAACTGGGTTTTGGCGAAGTGGATTTTGGAGACAAAGACCCACTCAGACTGCGCCCAAAGGAAGGCTGGCGAATTCTACCAGAATCGTATAAGCTGGGCGTGAATTTCTGGGATTCATCGGATGATTATGCTACCCATCCTCTTGGAGCTTCAGCTCTGAAACTTCTCCCGCGAAAGGATGTAGTCATTTCATACAAGACAAGCGCAAAGAGCGGTAAAGAAGCCTCAAGAAGTCTACGGAATTTCCTGAAGGAGCTTGACACTGACTACATCGACGTTTTTCTACTGCATTGCGTATCATCCGATTGGATGAAAGGCTGCCGTGGAATGCTTGAAGAACTGAATGGCAAAAAGGCGGCAGGAATGGTCGGAGCAATCGGCTTGTCCACGCACAGCGTCACTGTTGTGAGAGAAGCCGCTCAGATTGAAGAGGTAGACGTGATACTGACAATATGCTGCAACGCAAGCACTGCGGTTATCAACAAGTACATTCCAATTGAAGACGGCACCATCAGAGAAATGTACACTGCAATCAAACTGGCTCACGAGAACGGAAAAGGAACCATAGCAATGAAAATCTTGGGAGGACGAGTCACGGGTCCAGCTCCAACACTCGTCAAGAACTATCAGTATTCGATAGGGTCGATTGCACGATTAGACTTTGTGGACGCCATGTTCGTAGGAATGAGCAATCTCGACGAAGTCAAAAAGAACATACAAGCCGTTCTCTCCGCGAAGGCACTTCAATAG